The proteins below come from a single Drosophila miranda strain MSH22 chromosome Y unlocalized genomic scaffold, D.miranda_PacBio2.1 Contig_Y1_pilon, whole genome shotgun sequence genomic window:
- the LOC117189818 gene encoding LOW QUALITY PROTEIN: protein dopey-1 homolog (The sequence of the model RefSeq protein was modified relative to this genomic sequence to represent the inferred CDS: substituted 1 base at 1 genomic stop codon) translates to MESADALMEEQKLMAEAKYRNYMTNIDKALRNFEYSSEWADLISALGKLSKAISSNTQYQVIPRRLKIAKRLAQCMHPALPSGVHLKAIETYSVIFSKTGPERLATEFIYSAGLFPLLGYAAMNVRPALLAIYETYFVPLGDKLRPALSGFLNGVLPGYDCGLDHFERISALLKQVCNAVNPMHFYTVLWESVANNAAIRLPAITYLLEHFNKRLDMQEQIYVMGHNREIMMSALCACLNDSLILVQRNTLEFLLLGFPMHTALLAEDDLVKLVTNGLNTILRRDMSLNRRLFSWLLGSEVAKNSPTYDTLSLDASATPLDEPPEPYFVKHSRHILIRALITTLRLSLECAPMDLKPYRIMLSLLDKAEIGSAVLDYVLHDIIRAMYISSGNPEALKSANLLFATFDPAYIWSYMTNMFERACHQANSSDKQDKLLPQASAEGGDKFACEVGSGDPCVLEICVHTEFLLETVSLEMYTETTRVYLPKVFLAITQLLSLHMDRVTSSEMTASLKLCMKIVSRVQPMITSPIKLNKLMEQQCAGSSSDEKITVNAAAAIDSAKKGVPGTHTQGSSLEKSKSDSRLNQFAENSLQSADPNDEDLIRRSASNQSVGRQSPSKKKAKSISRLSELEKDISASDTGQQSSSDLDTPRSIKKLKAKAKVPFIRSPKKQRPKDIVLVQSAAVADSAGNVHDAEEPKSAPPDPQSPQFYLDDESQATQQRGTSILEKCIRQYEIFFEVYVARKLLQIESDGVSESSVKVQLQRSTSTHSSSHTSSLFLVEKMLEYECPIRESQIERLFNLLRVDKVPRSKQLQRLLNHSLPLLASASELSSDSEATEAPERQTQSLLIDTQTQRSVQQLAELQLSLTMRGAVKLAASLLVEMSTFPNCNKHIVLDRSEPELPNWLKVLCLVACFAQSDKELQVSAITTLFDLISLLRSQNEHTTSPGVTFVVMLPLLKFGHVSYMEQQTRVFQLVSSILWDYLGASCTDPAQTVALLHQLHSCLESGLVETVIANRMQAQHLLQIQPIPGVGRTALRSFQLERLGDAQLLCPTESTERLRESQARSFKKFELLWHLGRDKQTSRGFEKILLKVLDTLALPHYMSERTFVTNWLQASLLRGDLARLTKPLYKILLSANSKRVGIVHMQQLYRESAEAERDTAPAFERDVYAISSEQGNVKYHHMETTNGAKKKSPIRNLPKKIFGVTLSGGKTNKTSNFVSDKTALATEAAQDVNTIGLIINPLENATDFDDETDLEEPRIEIPHKETPLEQKLACAMDESDQPSAQEQPPPPSQQQQDQSSHFDQDITDNSDSSDFESDSELWETSLEKEDSITVSSSAGVSDDVKRFVGDCELVTEALTQHEKIKSRKTYRLTREKTPGENSLNSVATDQTEHSLADMHADALPADEYFREDKTLGKRKKLLTSSDKKRLSCISKTSTDSNLSNSCSQAEPAPEGDPQGEEGATAATDSTINVEDKRRNLSLETSKLQPDWQKALEKGKQNVEILRQNAAAAGAAEEQTSLRSSMKSSSSLADAAHLYHNHLLLYLAIYDTRQILYALQTLRNIICCDKRTFLCLSITTSFSSASLKHLLVRHRKSISGKGFDGSVGNSEYAQGYRGCMQLELLVTLCLFYARGYFQRESLDAQRQSPTLHDIVNNRRIQLESIELLSLICSELIEIVKGMGRGRACYIADLLARAKLQKVMLHCLNSSVCSYGRRAPTGSYAEQVLSFNDPQDDQLHADCFQLQLLRLLLSVIRLEHEVHQLRQDTPPAAGDDSTCNTSPTRHAEGAAANVKYLPNCLISQQPMFLAAVLGALQQERLRHLHRNWTDLVTSSLNCFTFGSLTNIVISVVHQLCNNLDRMARLGLQQQRHFPPDYVLSQLEALTILCHYCLLDNTQQTALSHLFIQAYPQTSSLAQSSSTSQLLNSFVHSFLSANESSTSTSAPAPRNAQLQAARNAVLSHLPRIMSSVAAIWDSELGQLRPVRQQLMEFLSPVSLHHGCNFLAAVAVTWQQRGSSNASNGSGLSISDQFQRNSSLQACPGQLSLVSLVSSIRVMPMDSFVMTLHQVVRSPPPIHRPPAHLSIEVSALELFYFYMKSAPGTQLADAWSSLLALIRDGLNLSPPAQFALLMLLNEFVQRCPQMPFQDKKEVRELHDVTSRLVDSLSGVAGSCLEQTTWLRRNLAVKEDTDGLAKDNSIGGGGGIQQYSVQAQSVLATILSNLLDVAYGSQEKDKVVNIVTPLLYNITPYLKNHTARNVPFFYACSALLASLSGYQYTRKAWRKEMLDLLLDNSFFQMHISCLPFWRMIMGSLMTYDNTTFRELMTRVSLSQAGSLNIFTSREQEFEQRGMLLKRLAFVIYCSEFDQHNKYMPDIQEQLANSLRLVPMGPSVQAAVLLCFRVLLLRMSPDHVTSLWPIIIAEMVQVFLQMEQELKSKSEERSQHMRLPSSIDVSWSNSSGASNGINAQTPMQHWRSVQLEACKLLELGCVLPATKLPHFQMYRWAFVGTEFDVHEEEVGLPNGSLENLATLPTALYVPHVRRVARLMDMKYISQSPVLQRPSNRHLMLNFQQLQSLQELYAFFSTLGISCPQPRNFADTERDVANCLEEIEDVLANDFREKLPSLTTPRXKLATPYRQTPTQTQTTRLSQFELKRNVNLGEFAMEPAHRGSGQAARIIAAMQATLTSQNAETSFMQMQTHNNKKTIFPFYV, encoded by the exons ATGGAGTCTGCAGACGCACTCATGGAGGAGCAGAAACTCATGGCCGAGGCCAAGTACCGCAACTACATGACGAACATCGACAAAGCGCTGCGCAATTTCGAGTACTCCAGCGAGTGGGCGGATTTGATATCGGCACTGGGCAAACTTAGCAAG GCAATATCAAGCAATACGCAGTATCAGGTCATACCCAGACGCCTAAAGATTGCCAAGCGTCTGGCCCAGTGCATGCATCCCGCCCTGCCCTCGGGCGTGCATCTGAAGGCCATTGAGACCTACTCGGTGATATTCAGCAAGACTGGACCCGAGCGTCTGGCCACAGAGTTTATTTACAG CGCTGGCCTGTTCCCCCTGCTGGGCTATGCCGCCATGAATGTGCGGCCCGCTCTGCTGGCcatctatgaaacttatttcgTTCCACTCGGGGACAAGCTGCGGCCTGCTCTGAGCGGATTTCTGAACGGGGTCTTGCCCGGCTACGACTGCGGGCTGGACCACTTTGAGCGGATAAGTGCGTTGCTGAAGCAAGTGTGCAATGCCGTCAATCCCATGCACTTCTACACGGTGCTCTGGGAGTCGGTGGCCAATAATGCGGCGATCCGTCTGCCAGCCATCACCTACCTGCTGGAGCATTTCAACAAGCGGCTGGACATGCAGGAACAAATCTATGTTATGGGCCACAATCGGGAGATAATGATGTCGGCGCTGTGTGCCTGTTTGAACGACTCCCTGATCCTGGTGCAGCGCAACACGCTGGAGTTCCTGTTGCTCGGTTTTCCCATGCACACGGCACTGCTGGCCGAAGATGATCTGGTCAAGTTGGTCACCAACGGCCTCAATACAATACTGAGACGCGACATGTCGCTAAATAGGCGACTGTTTAGCTGGCTACTGGGCAGCGAGGTGGCCAAGAACTCGCCCACCTATGACACCCTCTCGCTGGACGCCTCGGCAACCCCGCTGGACGAGCCACCGGAGCCGTACTTTGTGAAGCATTCGAGGCACATACTGATCCGGGCCTTAATCACAACGCTGCGGCTGAGTCTGGAGTGTGCCCCCATGGATCTGAAGCCCTATCGAATTATGTTATCGCTGCTTGACAAGGCAGAGATTGGCAGCGCTGTCCTGGACTACGTCCTCCACGACATCATACGAGCCATGTACATCTCCAGCGGCAATCCGGAGGCTCTCAAGTCCGCCAACCTTCTCTTCGCCACCTTCGATCCGGCCTACATCTGGAGCTACATGACTAACATGTTTGAGCGCGCCTGCCACCAGGCAAACTCCTCGGACAAGCAGGACAAGCTTCTGCCTCAGGCGAGTGCTGAAGGCGGCGATAAATTTGCTTGCGAGGTGGGCTCTGGCGATCCGTGTGTTCTGGAGATCTGCGTGCACACCGAGTTCCTTCTGGAGACCGTTTCCCTGGAAATGTACACGGAGACGACGCGCGTCTATCTGCCCAAAGTGTTCCTGGCCATCACCCAGCTGCTGTCGCTTCACATGGATCGCGTGACTAGCAGCGAGATGACCGCCTCCCTCAAGCTCTGCATGAAGATCGTCTCTAGGGTGCAGCCCATGATAAC AAGTCCCATTAAACTGAACAAGCTCATGGAGCAGCAGTGCGCAGGCTCCTCCTCGGATGAGAAGATTACAGTCAATGCGGCGGCGGCAATCGACAGTGCTAAAAAGGGAGTGCCGGGCACACATACACAGGGAAGTTCCCTGGAGAAAAGCAAGTCGGACTCGCGTCTGAACCAGTTTGCGGAGAACTCGCTGCAAAGCGCAGATCCCAACGACGAGGATCTCATCCGACGCTCGGCCTCCAATCAGAGCGTGGGACGACAGAGTCCCAGCAAGAAGAAGGCCAAGTCCATTTCACGTCTCTCTGAGCTGGAGAAGGAT ATAAGCGCTTCGGACACGGGCCAGCAGTCGTCCTCGGACCTAGACACTCCGCGGAGCATCAAGAAGCTCAAGGCCAAGGCAAAAGTGCCCTTCATACGCAGTCCCAAGAAACAGCGACCCAAGGACATTGTGCTGGTGCAGTCCGCAGCCGTCGCTGACTCTGCTGGGAATGTTCATGATGCCGAGGAGCCAAAGAGCGCCCCACCCGACCCACAGTCGCCGCAGTTCTATCTCGACGATGAGAGCCAGGCCACCCAGCAGCGAGGGACCTCGATACTGGAGAAGTGCATCCGCCAGTACGAGATCTTTTTCGAGGTATACGTGGCCCGCAAACTGCTACAAATCGAGTCGGATGGCGTGTCGGAGAGCTCGGTGAAGGTTCAGCTTCAGCGCAGCACCAGCACCCACAGCTCAAGCCACACCTCCAGCCTGTTTCTGGTAGAGAAAATGCTGGAGTATGAGTGCCCCATCCGCGAGTCACAAATCGAGCGTCTGTTCAATCTGCTGCGCGTGGACAAAGTGCCGCGCTCCAAGCAGCTGCAACGACTCCTCAATCACTCTCTGCCACTGCTGGCCAGTGCCAGCGAGCTGAGCAGCGACAGCGAGGCCACGGAAGCCCCGGAGAGGCAGACACAGAGTCTGCTCATCGACACCCAGACGCAGCGTAGTGTCCAGCAGCTCGCCGAACTGCAGCTGAGTTTGACCATGCGCGGGGCTGTCAAACTGGCGGCCTCATTGCTGGTGGAGATGTCCACGTTCCCCAACTGCAACAAGCACATTGTGCTCGACAGGAGTG AGCCGGAGTTGCCGAATTGGCTGAAGGTCCTGTGTCTGGTGGCGTGCTTTGCCCAAAGCGACAAGGAACTCCAGGTGTCGGCCATCACAACGCTCTTCGATCTAATCAG CTTATTACGCTCCCAGAACGAGCACACAACGAGTCCGGGAGTCACCTTCGTGGTGATGCTGCCGCTCCTAAAGTTCGGCCACGTCAGCTACATGGAGCAGCAGACACGAGTCTTTCAGCTGGTGAGCTCCATTCTGTGGGACTACCTGGGGGCCTCCTGCACGGATCCCGCGCAAACTGTGGCGCTGCTGCATCAGTTGCACAGCTGCCTGGAGAGCGGCCTCGTGGAGACGGTCATTGCCAACCGAATGCAGGCGCAGCATCTGCTGCAGATTCAGCCAATCCCTGGAGTTGGTAGAACAGCGTTGCGCAGCTTCCAGCTGGAGCGATTGGGCGATGCCCAACTGCTGTGTCCCACAGAGTCCACCGAGCGGTTGAGGGAGAGCCAGGCGCGCAGCTTCAAGAAATTCGAGTTGCTGTGGCATCTAGGCAGGGACAAGCAGACGTCGCGGGGATTCGAGAAGATCCTGCTCAAGGTGCTGGACACCTTGGCCCTGCCCCACTACATGTCCGAACGGACATTCGTGACCAACTGGCTGCAGGCCTCGCTGCTGCGCGGAGATCTGGCGCGTCTGACCAAACCGCTCTACAAGATTCTCCTCTCGGCCAACTCGAAGCGGGTGGGCATTGTCCACATGCAGCAGCTGTATCGGGAATCTGCCGAGGCCGAAAGAGACACTGCACCTGCCTTCGAGCGGGATGTGTACGCCATCAGCTCGGAGCAGGGAAACGTCAAGTATCACCACATGGAGACCACCAACGGGGCCAAGAAGAAGAGTCCCATCCGAAATTTACCCAAGAAAATCTTTGGGGTGACTCTGAGCGGAGGAAAGACCAACAAGACATCAAACTTCGTGAGCGACAAGACGGCCTTGGCCACGGAGGCAGCGCAGGACGTGAACACCATTGGCCTGATCATCAATCCCCTGGAGAATGCCACGGACTTTGACGACGAAACGGATCTGGAGGAGCCCCGCATCGAGATCCCCCACAAAGAGACGCCGCTGGAGCAAAAGCTCGCGTGTGCCATGGACGAGAGCGATCAGCCATCAGCCCAAGAGCAGCCGCCACCGccgtcgcagcagcagcaggatcaGTCGTCGCACTTTGACCAGGACATAACCGACAACTCCGATAGCAGCGACTTCGAGTCGGACTCGGAACTGTGGGAAACCAGTCTGGAGAAGGAGGACAGCATCACGGTCAGCTCCAGTGCCGGGGTCAGTGATGATGTCAAGCGATTCGTGGGTGACTGCGAGCTCGTCACGGAGGCCCTTACGCAGCATGAGAAGATCAAGAGTCGCAAGACGTACCGTCTCACCCGAGAGAAGACTCCCGGCGAGAACAGTCTGAACTCTGTGGCCACAGACCAGACAGAGCACAGCTTGGCGGACATGCATGCAGATGCCCTACCAGCGGATGAGTACTTCCGCGAGGACAAGACGCTGGGCAAGCGCAAGAAGCTGCTGACAAGCAGCGACAAGAAGAGGCTGAGCTGCATATCGAAGACATCCACGGACAGCAACCTCAGTAACTCCTGCTCCCAGGCGGAGCCTGCTCCGGAGGGCGATCCTCAGGGCGAggagggagcaacagcagccacagACTCCACCATCAATGTGGAGGACAAGCGACGCAATCTCAGCCTGGAGACTAGCAAACTGCAGCCCGACTGGCAGAAGGCCCTGGAGAAGGGCAAGCAGAACGTGGAGATCCTTCGACAGAATGCAGCGGCGGCTGGTGCCGCGGAGGAGCAAACCAGTCTGCGCAGCTCCATGAAGAGCAGCAGCTCCCTGGCCGACGCAGCCCATCTGTACCACAACCACTTGCTCCTCTATTTGGCCATCTACGACACGCGCCAGATCCTATACGCCCTACAGACGCTGCGCAACATCATATGCTGCGACAAGCGCACCTTCCTCTGCCTGTCCATTACCACCTCCTTCTCGAGCGCCAGCTTGAAGCATCTTCTTGTCCGTCACCGCAAGAGCATCTCAGGCAAGGGATTCGACGGCAGTGTGGGCAACTCGGAGTATGCCCAGGGCTATCGCGGATGCATGCAGTTGGAGCTGCTGGTCACGCTGTGTCTATTCTATGCTCGCGGATACTTCCAGCGCGAGTCACTGGACGCGCAGCGGCAGTCGCCCACTCTGCATGATATTGTCAATAACCGCAGGATCCAGCTGGAGAGCATTGAGCTGTTGTCCCTGATTTGCTCAGAGCTAATTGAAATCGTGAAGGGAATGGGCAGAGGTCGGGCATGCTATATAGCCGATCTGCTGGCCCGCGCCAAGCTGCAGAAGGTTATGTTGCACTGCCTCAACAGCTCTGTCTGTAGCTACGGCCGCAGGGCACCCACCGGAAGCTATGCCGAGCAAGTTCTCAGCTTCAACGATCCGCAGGACGATCAACTGCACGCGGACTGCttccagctgcagctgctgcgccTCCTCCTGTCCGTGATCCGGCTGGAGCACGAGGTGCACCAATTGCGGCAGGACACACCGCCCGCAGCTGGCGATGACTCGACGTGCAACACCTCGCCCACCCGTCATGCAGAGGGAGCGGCGGCCAATGTTAAGTATCTGCCCAACTGCCTGATTAGCCAGCAGCCCATGTTCCTAGCCGCCGTCTTGGGCGCCCTGCAGCAGGAGCGGCTGCGCCACCTGCACCGCAACTGGACGGACCTGGTGACCTCATCGCTCAACTGTTTCACCTTCGGCTCGCTGACCAACATCGTGATTAGCGTGGTCCATCAGCTATGCAACAACCTGGACCGCATGGCCCGACTTGGCctacagcagcagcgtcaTTTTCCACCCGACTACGTCCTCTCGCAGCTGGAGGCCCTGACCATTCTCTGTCACTACTGCCTGCTGGACAACACCCAGCAGACGGCCCTCTCGCATCTATTTATCCAGGCCTATCCCCAGACCAGCTCCTTGGCTCAGAGCTCCAGCACTAGCCAGCTGCTGAACAGCTTTGTACACTCGTTCCTCTCAGCCAACGAATCGTCGACCAGCACATCGGCACCGGCACCGCGCAATGCGCAGCTGCAAGCTGCCCGCAATGCAGTGCTCTCGCACCTTCCCAGGATCATGAGCAGTGTGGCGGCCATTTGGGACAGCGAGCTGGGACAACTGCGTCCCGTGCGACAGCAGTTGATGGAGTTCCTGTCGCCCGTCTCGCTGCATCATGGCTGCAACTTCCTGGCCGCCGTGGCAGTGACCTGGCAGCAGAGGGGCAGCAGTAATGCCTCCAATGGCAGTGGACTGAGCATCTCCGACCAGTTCCAGCGCAACTCAAGCCTTCAGGCCTGTCCGGGACAGCTGTCGCTGGTCTCTCTGGTGTCCAGTATACGGGTGATGCCCATGGATTCGTTTGTGATGACCCTGCATCAGGTGGTGAGGTCTCCACCGCCCATCCATCGCCCGCCCGCCCATCTGAGCATCGAGGTGAGCGCCCTGGAGCTGTTTTACTTCTACATGAAGTCTGCGCCGGGCACCCAGCTGGCTGACGCCTGGAGCTCGCTGCTGGCCCTCATTCGAGACGGACTCAATCTCTCGCCGCCGGCGCAGTTTgcgctgctgatgctgctcaACGAGTTCGTGCAGCGGTGCCCTCAGATGCCGTTCCAGGACAAGAAAGAGGTGAGGGAGCTGCATGACGTCACCTCGCGGCTGGTGGACTCGTTGTCGGGTGTGGCCGGATCCTGTCTGGAGCAGACCACATGGCTGCGTCGCAACCTGGCCGTGAAGGAGGACACCGATGGTCTGGCCAAGGACAACAGCatcggcggcggtggcggcatcCAGCAGTACTCGGTGCAGGCCCAGAGCGTCCTTGCCACTATACTCTCGAACCTGTTGGACGTGGCCTACGGGTCGCAGGAGAAGGACAAGGTTGTGAACATTGTGACCCCTCTGCTGTACAACATTACGCCCTATCTAAAGAACCACACGGCCCGCAATGTGCCGTTCTTCTATGCCTGTTCGGCCCTCCTGGCCAGCCTCAGTGGCTACCAGTACACGCGCAAGGCGTGGCGCAAGGAAATGCTGGACCTGCTACTGGACAACTCCTTCTTCCAGATGCACATCTCGTGCCTCCCCTTCTGGCGCATGATCATGGGCAGCCTGATGACCTACGACAACACCACGTTCCGCGAACTAATGACCAGGGTGTCGCTCTCACAGGCAGGCAGTCTGAACATCTTCACGTCGCGGGAGCAGGAGTTTGAGCAAAGGGGCATGCTGCTGAAGCGCCTGGCCTTTGTCATCTACTGCAGCGAATTCGACCAGCACAACAAGTATATGCCGGACATTCAGG AACAACTGGCAAACAGCTTGCGTCTGGTGCCTATGGGACCCTCAGTGCAGGCGGCTGTATTGCTATGCTTTAGGGTGCTGCTACTCCGCATGTCGCCCGATCATGTCACTTCGCTGTGGCCCATCATTATAGCAGAAATGGTGCAGGTGTTCCTGCAGATGGAACAGGAACTAAAGTCGAAAAGCGAAGAGCGCAG CCAACATATGCGACTGCCGTCAAGCATAGATGTTTCGTGGTCAAACAGTTCCGGTGCCAGCAACGGTATCAATGCCCAAACACCAATGCAGCATTGGCGATCCGTTCAGTTGGAGGCATGCAAGCTGCTAGAACTTGGCTGTGTGCTGCCGGCGACCAAACTCCCCCACTTTCAGATGTATCGGTGGGCCTTCGTGGGCACAGAGTTCGATGTGCACGAGGAGGAGGTGGGTCTGCCAAATGGCAGCCTGGAGAACCTGGCCACGTTACCGACAGCTCTATATGTGCCCCATGTGAGACGTGTGGCTCGGCTGATGGACATGAAGTACATCAGCCAATCCCCG GTGTTGCAGCGACCCAGCAATCGCCATTTAATGCTGAACTTCCAGCAGCTGCAATCGCTTCAGGAACTCTACGCCTTCTTCTCTACCCTGGGCATCAGCTGTCCGCAGCCGCGCAACTTTGCCGACACGGAACGGGATGTGGCAAATTGCCTGGAGGAGATCGAGGATGTGCTGGCCAATGATTTTCGGGAGAAGCTACCCAGTCTCACAACGCCCAGATGAAAACTGGCTACGCCCTACAGGCAGACCCcgacgcagacgcagacgaCGCGCCTGTCGCAGTTTGAGCTCAAACGAAATGTGAATCTAGGAGAGTTTGCCATGGAGCCGGCACATCGCGGCAGTGGCCAGGCAGCTCGCATAATCGCCGCCATGCAGGCCACCCTCACAAGCCAAAATGCTGAGACGAGCTTTATGCAGATGCAGACCCACAACAATAAGAAGACCATCTTTCCATTTTATGTCTAA
- the LOC108159509 gene encoding uncharacterized protein LOC108159509, whose translation MKIDLTVDQGPCNTDLRSWCLGIAIYSLVAITFSVLFAPTVVNFVGFAITVTANVLLLIGCLKYKRLLLLGWLIYALLCAIGFPFAIFGVIFQYGKYRESTGFNNIVGALLSYILQIVIVAFCARLIYSYYLQLKNREGTSQAEPVV comes from the exons ATGAAAATCGATCTGACTGTCGACCAGGGGCCATGCAACACAGATCTCCGGAGCTGGTGCCTTGGCATAGCGATCTATTCGCTGGTGGCCATCACATTCAGTGtgctcttcgcgccaacgg TGGTCAACTTTGTTGGCTTTGCCATTACCGTTACAGCTAATGTTTTATTGCTGATCGGTTGCCTGAAG TACAAgcgcctgctgctcctcggCTGGCTGATATACGCCTTGCTCTGTGCCATCGGTTTCCCATTTGCCATATTCGGCGTCATCTTCCAATACGGAAAGTATCGCGAGTCCACCGGATTCAATAATATAGTTGGCGCCTTGCTTTCGTATATTTTGCAGATTG TAATCGTCGCCTTCTGCGCTCGTCTTATCTATTCCTACTACCTGCAGCTGAAGAACCGCGAGGGCACTTCTCAGGCCGAGCCTGTTGTTTGA
- the LOC117189817 gene encoding uncharacterized protein LOC117189817 gives MGMGLGAIWSFLAVILISTALGYADKISEEIAKNTKDPNMTAIQIRTLLVIVLSIFLALKVINLLSSALLVMGTVKERHLLLLPWLINSGITLAFTIISTVLLWVEAIGSGPVAEALSVVFVSGGLVVLWWYLYYGIYSLFKHIQLTSD, from the exons ATGGGAATGGGGCTGGGAGCGATTTGGTCGTTTTTGGCAGTGATCTTGATATCCACTGCTCTGGGATATGCCGACAAAATCTCAGAGGAGATTGCTAAGAATACCAAAGATCCGAACATGACTGCCATCCAAATTCGTACTC TTCTGGTGATAGTGCTCAGCATCTTTTTGGCTCTGAAGGTAATCAATCTTCTGTCTTCGGCCCTGTTAGTTATGGGCACTGTTAAG GAGCGTCACCTACTCCTGCTGCCCTGGCTGATCAACTCCGGCATAACTCTGGCCTTCACCATCATCTCCACTGTGCTCTTATGGGTTGAGGCTATTGGTTCTGGTCCAGTAGCTGAGGCTCTTTCTGTAGTCTTCGTTTCTGGCGGTCTTGTCG TGCTTTGGTGGTACCTCTACTACGGCATCTACTCGCTGTTCAAGCACATCCAGCTCACAAGCGATTAG
- the LOC108160661 gene encoding uncharacterized protein LOC108160661 isoform X1, whose product MNKMLLPLMRPWVLPLLLLSAAAPMRSTTPIRAEGKSVPWDLLPESRELLPASDCGWVQPEAQKSYPFQFLYLDYVDNGSLLPKTKAAEMANELGDATMADFFPTFPELLSRQWRQRQENYIKQLLVQQKWQSPPKPKPKRSPIQWQPPPDEPRYPYAYFWPNGQRPGKRKNQLQTQSLRYMPSISAGAMTNLGNFFNHLEENVRFAERSHLGESEARLLEGKHPHPLQMKATPNATEDPVQQQVQDQKTSKLLHAIRNYRPSQKIRSLVSRNPQGYRGSQLIDPSYMWLGLGK is encoded by the exons CAGCGCCGATGCGTTCGACAACCCCCATCCGAGCAGAGGGGAAATCGGTGCCCTGGGACTTGCTGCCAGAGAGCCGAGAGCTCCTGCCGGCCAGCGATTGCGGGTGGGTCCAGCCAGAAGCCCAGAAGTCATACCCATTCCAATTCCTATACCTTGATTATGTTGACAACGGAAGTCTTTTGCCAAAAACGAAGGCTGCGGAAATGGCAAACGAATTGGGCGATGCTACAATGGCGGACTTTTTCCCGACGTTTCCGGAGCTTCTGAGTCGACAATGGCGCCAGCGCCAGGAAAACTATATCAAACAGTTGTTGGTGCAGCAGAAGTGGCAATCTCCGCCAAAACCCAAGCCCAAGCGGTCGCCGATCCAATGGCAGCCGCCGCCAGATGAACCGCGCTATCCATACGCCTACTTCTGGCCCAACGGACAGCGGCCCGGGAAGCGCAAGAACCAGTTGCAGACGCAGAGTCTGCGGTACATGCCCTCGATCAGTGCTG GAGCCATGACCAATCTGGGCAACTTTTTCAATCATCTTGAGGAAAACGTGCGCTTTGCGGAGCGGTCGCACCTTGGCGAGTCGGAGGCACGCCTGCTGGAGGGCAAACATCCCCATCCGCTCCAAATGAAAGCCACCCCAAACGCGACAGAGGACCCAGTGCAGCAGCAGGTGCAGGACCAGAAGACCTCGAAGCTGCTGCATGCCATACGCAATTACCGACCCTCGCAGAAGATCCGCTCGCTGGTGTCGCGCAATCCGCAGGGCTATCGCGGCTCGCAGCTCATCGATCCCAGCTACATGTGGCTGGGACTGGGCAAATAA
- the LOC108160661 gene encoding uncharacterized protein LOC108160661 isoform X2: MNKMLLPLMRPWVLPLLLLSAAPMRSTTPIRAEGKSVPWDLLPESRELLPASDCGWVQPEAQKSYPFQFLYLDYVDNGSLLPKTKAAEMANELGDATMADFFPTFPELLSRQWRQRQENYIKQLLVQQKWQSPPKPKPKRSPIQWQPPPDEPRYPYAYFWPNGQRPGKRKNQLQTQSLRYMPSISAGAMTNLGNFFNHLEENVRFAERSHLGESEARLLEGKHPHPLQMKATPNATEDPVQQQVQDQKTSKLLHAIRNYRPSQKIRSLVSRNPQGYRGSQLIDPSYMWLGLGK, translated from the exons CGCCGATGCGTTCGACAACCCCCATCCGAGCAGAGGGGAAATCGGTGCCCTGGGACTTGCTGCCAGAGAGCCGAGAGCTCCTGCCGGCCAGCGATTGCGGGTGGGTCCAGCCAGAAGCCCAGAAGTCATACCCATTCCAATTCCTATACCTTGATTATGTTGACAACGGAAGTCTTTTGCCAAAAACGAAGGCTGCGGAAATGGCAAACGAATTGGGCGATGCTACAATGGCGGACTTTTTCCCGACGTTTCCGGAGCTTCTGAGTCGACAATGGCGCCAGCGCCAGGAAAACTATATCAAACAGTTGTTGGTGCAGCAGAAGTGGCAATCTCCGCCAAAACCCAAGCCCAAGCGGTCGCCGATCCAATGGCAGCCGCCGCCAGATGAACCGCGCTATCCATACGCCTACTTCTGGCCCAACGGACAGCGGCCCGGGAAGCGCAAGAACCAGTTGCAGACGCAGAGTCTGCGGTACATGCCCTCGATCAGTGCTG GAGCCATGACCAATCTGGGCAACTTTTTCAATCATCTTGAGGAAAACGTGCGCTTTGCGGAGCGGTCGCACCTTGGCGAGTCGGAGGCACGCCTGCTGGAGGGCAAACATCCCCATCCGCTCCAAATGAAAGCCACCCCAAACGCGACAGAGGACCCAGTGCAGCAGCAGGTGCAGGACCAGAAGACCTCGAAGCTGCTGCATGCCATACGCAATTACCGACCCTCGCAGAAGATCCGCTCGCTGGTGTCGCGCAATCCGCAGGGCTATCGCGGCTCGCAGCTCATCGATCCCAGCTACATGTGGCTGGGACTGGGCAAATAA